A single Osmerus mordax isolate fOsmMor3 chromosome 9, fOsmMor3.pri, whole genome shotgun sequence DNA region contains:
- the rpap1 gene encoding RNA polymerase II-associated protein 1: protein MLRRPKPSDSEADLLREQEQFLAMGTPSTVKMVRRPDKRRGEGGEGPEETGGDQRDLVTIADLPEEMPTLTPAPPKKSRFKAERAKVHFEDEDPEERLDRHDTHISAVLSRIVERDTSAIPVSLPAFTGTAFPKVLHRSDTEKQVPVLPGGGRRSIFARQIEAQRLKEGRAAGSTQTPAAKHMDLPAVAAMETDQPPYKIDRLLGVEAGPRLVSGHGLRVSSGEVETLKIHQENQSKLLAMSQSQIMEEQKKLLAQLDPKLVDFVRSHGKQKAMSSSTPPQPPSSLSSAPHRDQARGQSREEGLVSERRPPAPQHDLPEVEMEGEEEEEGEGNEEQTPPITVEDLPVQPQKEWLHMDKLEPDKLEWTRDLPAPRRRGTKKAMQARFDFAGTLILPTQDLPTHLGLHHHGDEPELAGYSLQELFLLSRSQVIQQRSLALNTLAHILNKARAGDYVSVLRGNMIATLLDAGLLFLLRFSLDDSVGGVMSAAVHALRALLVSSEDEDCVDSSFSWLHGLAWFPLLPSAQEEEDEEDEGLDERFRETQKEKEEKKTDHDVASDDVIKGLLRMKLLPRLRYILEVVRPAPRVVQDLLEVLTRIARHSSSAATQVLDCPRLMETVMSEFLPTSWSTPTLPLPLSVYGLPLASAVKLLRVLSTSGRNVCARLLNSLGARERLSRFLTPDPAALLLEEGEALRVTTETYRLWAVAASYGQATNTYIDLYPVLVRVFQSGQHARPPGDPLLALELQRTQALVTLLTQVTHTAGCHQELQAGLVSSQGAECPPPPPVSWGHVSGLQPMVLGLLKGCVRGLDNPAQRPSCLTLLPAYLLYLGAYYSQLSGQSCFRPVDTLQELEQMTSEVLLPLLSHKAVQGLINNLKSCSVVCNPQSCPGPQNPPSLPALGCPGWTARLGLPAPSSPFPLLTALAYLLDALTGIHKGLSRKFSVLLLLDSVLVYLQACSKATAPHLSHASAWLLRHEHQLLYLFLRLAHRLVPADPELARHASLLHQVALVLLPWLLPGSEFLAHELLSTIIFNKDFIPEGQSGGPEAAELAELHLQEAGPSSSSPSPQKVGSLLREACVQMPSLRGCYLTHLGHLEPSVLTSRDAHLGRTTSIASQLLPELSGPTLPSDWPYLPLVSLYERAGVVGGGGLQVEDLPQGALQSVTHCLQWLLLLEVWREEVLTVVPPVAKLARLACVFLCSSDLFLERPVQRLCWALLRLLTRPSMLDTLDLNTPPPGLASFQDLYSALLAQYEAVSFGDPLFGCMVLLPLQRRYSATMRLEVFGEHLGLLRSLGVSMEQLSLPLERFTSPPEDSLPLLQLYFRALVTGGLQYRWCPVLYVVALSHLNLFIFSQDAAAQQVESARRSMLRKTHYLTDKVLRGHLLLFQLPEQHSELGFSTYNQLPPVRARRLEAVLGSPESSVGLQS from the exons ATGTTGCGGCGTCCCAAGCCCTCGGACTCGGAGGCTGACCTCCTGCGCGAGCAGGAGCAGTTCCTCGCCATGGGGACCCCCTCCACGGTAAAGATGGTCAGGAGGCCCgacaagagaagaggagaaggaggagaaggcccAGAAGAGACTGGAGGAGATCAGAGGGATCTAGTCACAATAGCTG ATCTACCTGAAGAGATGCCTACCCTGACCCCAGCACCCCCAAAGAAATCTCGCTTCAAGGCAGAGCGCGCCAAAGTCCACTTTGAAGACGAGGACCcggaggagagactggacagACACGACACGCACATCAGTGCTGTTCTCTCAAGGATTGTA GAGAGGGACACTAGTGCCATTCCAGTGTCCCTACCAGCGTTCACGGGCACTGCGTTCCCTAAAGTCCTGCATCGCTCGGACACAGAGAAACAG GTGCCCGTcctgcctggaggagggaggaggagcatctTCGCCCGTCAGATAGAAGCCCAGAGACTGAAggagggcagggcagcaggcagCACTCAGACACCTGCTGCCAAGCACATGGACCTCCCTGCAGTGGCTGCCATGGAGACAGACCAACCCCCCTATAAGATAGACA GGCTGTTGGGGGTCGAAGCAGGTCCCAGGTTGGTGTCAGGCCACGGTCTCAGGGTCTCCAGTGGGGAGGTGGAGACCTTGAAAATCCACCAGGAGAACCAGTCCAAGCTGCTGGCCATGTCCCAGAGCCAGATCATGGAAGAGCAAAAGAAACTGCTGGCCCAGTTGG ATCCCAAGCTGGTGGACTTTGTGAGGTCACATGGAAAGCAGAAAGCAATGTcgtcctccaccccaccccagcccccctcttcCCTGTCCTCGGCCCCACACAGGGACCAGGCCAGGGGGCAGAGCCGCGAGGAGGGCCTGGTCTCAGAGAGACGACCTCCAGCACCACAACACGACCTTccggaggtggagatggagggagaggaggaggaggagggagagggcaatGAAGAACAGACTCCTCCAATTACAG tgGAAGACCTGCCAGTGCAGCCTCAGAAGGAGTGGCTCCACATGGACAAGCTGGAGCCTGACAAGCTGGAGTGGACCAGAGACCTGCCCGCCCCCCGCAGGAGAGGCACCAAGAAG GCCATGCAGGCACGATTTGACTTCGCTGGCACCCTGATCCTGCCCACCCAGGACCTGCCCACCCATCTAGGGCtgcatcaccatggagacgAGCCTGAG ctggCCGGCTACTCCCTCCAGGAGCTCTTTCTGCTGTCTCGCAGTCAGGTGATCCAGCAGAGGAGCCTGGCTCTCAACACGCTGGCTCACATCCTcaacaag GCGCGTGCGGGGGACTATGTGTCCGTTCTTCGGGGCAACATGATAGCCACTCTCCTAGACGCcggcctcctcttcctgctccgctTCTCATTGGACGACAGTGTGGGGGGAGTGATGTCAGCGGCTGTGCATGCACTCAGAGCCCTGCTGGTGTCCTCTGAGGATGAG GACTGTGTGGACAGCAGCTTCTCCTGGCTCCACGGCCTGGCCTGGttccccctgctgccctccgcccaggaagaagaggacgaggaggacgaggggctGGACGAGAGATTCAGAGAGAcgcagaaagagaaggaggagaagaagactgATCACGATGTCGCCAGTGACGATGTCATCAAG ggtcTGCTACGGATGAAGCTGCTCCCCAGGCTGCGCTACATCCTGGAGGTGGTCCGGCCTGCTCCCAGGGTGGTCCAGGACCTGCTGGAGGTTCTGACCCGCATCGCACGCCACTCCTCCTCTGCTGCCACCCAG GTGCTGGATTGCCCTCGACTCATGGAGACTGTGATGTCAGAGTTCCTTCCTACTTCCTGGTCCACACCCACtttgcccctccccctgtccgtgTATGGCCTGCCATTGGCCAGCGCGGTGAAGTTGCTCCGTGTCCTGTCCACCTCCGGTAGGAATGTCTGTGCCAGGCTG CTTAACTCTCTGGGGGCACGGGAGCGTCTGTCCCGcttcctgacccctgaccccgcaGCGCTGCtattggaggagggggaggccctCAGAGTTACCACAGAAACATACAGGCTCTGGGCTGTGGCTGCCAGCTATGGACAAGCCACCAACACATACAT AGACCTGTACCCAGTCCTGGTGAGGGTGTTTCAGTCTGGCCAACATGCTCGGCCCCCTGGGGACCCCCTGCTGGCTCTCGAGCTCCAGAGGACCCAGGCCCTCGTCACCCTGCtcacccaggtcacacacactgccGGCTGCCACCAGGAGCTGCAGGCTGGCCTTGTTAG TTCCCAGGGTGCCGAgtgtcccccgccccccccagtgTCGTGGGGTCATGTGTCGGGTCTGCAGCCCATGGTGCTGGGCCTCCTGaagggctgtgtgagggggctggacAACCCTGCTCAGAGGCCCAGCTGTCTCACCCTGCTACCTGCATACCTGCTCTACCTGGGGGCCTACTACTCCCAGCTGTCTGGACAG AGCTGTTTCCGCCCAGTGGACACTCTCCAGGAGCTGGAGCAGATGACATCAGAGGTGCTCCTCCCGCTGCTATCCCACAAGGCTGTGCAGGGCCTCATCAACAACCTCAA GTCCTGTTCAGTGGTGTGCAACCCCCAGTCCTGCCCAGGCCCTCAGAATCCCCCCAGCTTGCCTGCCCTGGGCTGCCCAGGATGGACAGCTCGTCTGGGGCTGccagctcccagctccccattccctctcctcaccgccCTGGCTTACCTCCTGGACGCTCTCACTGGCATCCACAAAGGCCTCAGCCGCAAG ttCAGTGTTCTCCTCCTCTTGGACAGTGTCCTGGTATACCTACAAGCTTGTAGCAAGGCCACGGCCCCTCACCTGTCCCATGCCAGCGCCTGGCTTCTCCGCCACGAACACCAGCTCCTCTACCTGTTTCTCAGGCTGGCGCACAGGCTG GTGCCTGCTGATCCAGAGCTGGCCAGACACGCGTCTCTACTCCATCAGGTGGCGCTGGTCCTGTTACCATGGTTACTGCCGGGCAGCGAGTTCCTAGCACACGAGCTCCTGTCCACCATCATCTTCAACAAGGACTTCATACC agagggacagagtggaGGCCCAGAGGCTGCAGAGCTGGCTGAGCTTCATCTCCAGGAGGCgggcccctcctcttcctctccctccccccagaagGTGGGCTCTCTCCTGCGCGAGGCCTGTGTCCAGATGCCCTCCCTCCGCGGCTGTTACCTCACCCACCTCGGCCACCTGGAGCCCTCCGTCCTGACCTCCCGCGATGCTCATCTGGGCCGCACCACGTCGATCGCCTCTCAGCTCCTCCCGGAGCTCTCTGGCCCCACCCTGCCGTCCGATTGGCCCTACCTGCCACTGGTCAGCCTGTACGAGCGGGCAGGAGTGGTGGGCGGAGGAGGGCTTCAGGTAGAGGACCTGCCCCAGGGGGCGTTGCAGTCGGTCACACATTGTCTGCAGTGGCTGCTCctcctggaggtctggagggaggaggtgctcacg GTGGTCCCTCCCGTGGCCAAACTGGCCCGGTTGGCCTGTGTCTTCCTCTGCTCCAGCGACCTGTTCCTGGAGCGTCCGGTCCAGAGGCTGTGCTGGGCCCTGCTGCGGCTGCTGACCAGGCCCTCCATGCTGGACACCCTGGAcctcaacaccccccctccGGGCCTGGCGTCCTTCCAGGACCTGTACTCGGCCCTGCTGGCCCAGTACGAGGCTGTGTCCTTTGGAGACCCTCTGTTTGGCTGCATGGTGCTGCTTCCCCTACAGAGACGCTACAGCGCCACCATGAGGCTGGAGGTGTTCGGGGAACACTTAGGGCTTCTACGCTCCTTGGGGGTCTCCATGGAACAG CTGTCCCTGCCTCTAGAGAggttcacctctcctcctgaagACTCCCTGCCACTGCTCCAGCTCTACTTCCGTGCGCTGGTGACGGGGGGCCTGCAGTACCGCTGGTGTCCTGTCCTCTACGTGGTGGCGCTGTCGCACCTCAACCTCTTCATCTTCTCTCAGGATGCCGCCGCacag CAGGTGGAGTCGGCTCGACGCAGTATGCTGAGAAAAACACACTACCTGACTGACAAG gTGTTGAGAGGCCACCTGCTGCTGTTTCAGCTGCCCGAGCAGCACTCTGAGCTGGGCTTCTCCACCTACAACCAGCTGCCTCCTGTCAGGGCCCGCAGGCTGGAGGCTGTCCTGGGCTCCCCAGAGAGCTCGGTGGGGCTCCAGAGCTGA
- the si:dkey-13p1.4 gene encoding transmembrane protein 151B — protein sequence MFSLDLESDSTAEDTALDTPNDGEEEEEEEEEDAPTTVEVQEEQRPVKQSLGACVCRESHWRCLLLSLLMYSCLGAVTWCQLTSVTKLSFDTSLTSLRGAPGDGGVRSMIYHDSPCSDGYLYIPLAFLLMLYVVYLVECWHCRAHSQLQVKADVDSVYERVLRMRQARPCVWWKAISYHFVRRTRQVTRYRNGDAYTSTQVYHERVNTHVAEGEFDYARCGMQDVSRELRGLEGHPATRLRFTKCFSFAGAGPENTYLNQRARFFSEIEGMDDYMEAREGMQLKNVDFKEHLITYVDPDHLPWYTSRVAFWLAALLMLSWPLRVLIEYRTAYVHYHVEKLFGLEYSHSSPSPTDEEVPVRNGDCAGLPRVDTLDSTELEWHIRSNRQLIPSYSEAMLLNLDLGGSGSRTAITADDNTTSSNRFLLNGSPRAQSYGTLVQDCEHCSQLQARGGGGRAGGRRRTTTSSSCSSIFSRNAFHSRLSLDTSRFSLCRMYGSRRTVGLWRSRSSNLTDRGAAGNGNGCSYSSQLALTDSPPTYRDARFFPVLIVHRPESCGTSDGTDVRRYFVRRASYCLETSL from the exons ATGTTCTCTCTCGATCTGGAAAGTGATAGCACTGCGGAAGACACAGCGCTTGATACCCCCAacgatggagaggaggaggaagaggaggaagaggaagacgcGCCGACCACCGtcgaggtgcaggaggag CAGCGGCCAGTGAAGCAGTCCctgggtgcgtgtgtttgtcgGGAGTCCCACTGGCGTTGCCTGCTGCTCTCCCTTCTCATGTACAGTTGCCTGGGTGCTGTCACCTGGTGCCAGCTCACCAGCGTCACCAAGCTCAGCTTcgacacctccctcacctccctccggGGCGCGcccggggacgggggggtgcgCTCCATGATCTACCACGACAGCCCCTGCTCTGACGGCTACCTCTACATCCCCCTTGCTTTCCTGCTCATGCTGTATGTGGTCTACCTGGTGGAGTGTTGGCACTGTCGCGCTCACAGCCAGCTGCAGGTCAAGGCCGATGTGGACAGCGTGTATGAGCGCGTGCTGCGCATGCGACAGGCCCGGCCCTGCGTGTGGTGGAAGGCCATCAGTTACCACTTTGTCCGGCGGACGCGTCAGGTTACCCGCTACCGCAATGGGGACGCCTACACCAGCACGCAGGTGTACCACGAGCGCGTCAACACGCACGTGGCCGAGGGGGAGTTCGACTACGCCCGCTGCGGGATGCAGGATGTGTCACGGGAGCTGCGGGGGCTGGAGGGCCACCCAGCCACACGGTTACGCTTCACCAAGTGCTTCAGCTTTGCTGGGGCGGGGCCGGAGAACACCTACCTTAACCAGCGGGCGAGGTTCTTCTCCGAGATAGAGGGTATGGATGACTACATGGAGGCCCGGGAGGGGATGCAGCTGAAGAACGTAGACTTTAAGGAGCACCTGATCACCTACGTGGATCCTGACCACCTACCCTGGTACACCTCCCGAGTGGCCTTCTGGCTGGCTGCTCTGCTCATGCTGTCTTGGCCTCTGAGGGTTCTGATAGAGTACCGTACGGCGTACGTCCACTACCATGTGGAGAAGCTGTTTGGGCTTGAGTACAGCCACAGCAGCCCCTCTCCCACAGACGAAGAAGTTCCCGTGAGGAACGGGGATTGTGCTGGACTCCCGAGGGTAGACACACTGGACAGCACAGAGCTGGAGTGGCACATCCGTTCCAACCGCCAGCTGATCCCCAGTTACTCTGAAGCCATGCTTCTGAACCTGGACCTGGGGGGCTCTGGTTCTAGAACAGCCATCACTGCTGATGACAACACCACGTCCTCCAACCGCTTCCTGTTGAACGGCAGCCCGAGAGCACAAAGCTACGGGACACTGGTCCAGGACTGCGAGCACTGTAGCCAGCTGcaagccagaggaggaggaggaagagcaggaggaaggagacggACCACCACTAGCTCTAGCtgttcctccatcttctcccgcAATGCATTCCACTCACGCCTCTCCCTGGACACCTCCCGGTTCTCTCTGTGCCGTATGTACGGTTCTCGCCGAACCGTAGGGCTCTGGCGAAGCCGCAGCAGCAACCTGACGGACCGGGGGGCTGCCGGGAACGGGAACGGCTGTTCCTACTCCAGCCAGCTGGCCCTCACCGACAGCCCTCCCACCTACCGGGACGCACGCTTCTTCCCGGTGCTCATAGTACACAGGCCGGAGAGCTGCGGCACGTCCGATGGAACGGATGTACGCCGCTACTTTGTCCGGAGAGCGTCCTACTGCCTTGAGACTTCCCTCTGA
- the heatr4 gene encoding HEAT repeat-containing protein 4, with protein sequence MKRTKTKGRCLEELQSERLYKQHLHNATCGLTFSREVIKELAAETIPYSQTDFHWLFSLSGPLAPATRVKTQARRAVPISLGITEEKAFPGPRSPLPLIPMSQTTPLTAKVSFTLPTHQQGGMLDSFKRTGLRGISNVYNCLKEASTGGNEDRSKSCHWDEFVLKKLTKTTAQWIVCQQIPNQCQNKTKLQSLLRTQYGSASATDLVKDDPMSEKDFSGYQEHSTQAERQQFLPISRAEIPLPVYYRVQGYSVSPAYADEPGSLNQTATTVAVKHIETPLPPRLQDSLNPRAGSHVLHTENNFELELFSGIAKQVHQRDPRNHDRIIMDNNSEYQKNLQELFPCTPEKWTKPSADTQTDSKVMYMVEKGMRRWVGLPTSADYTAEMGLQPPDYSGQYTEESRERPIYQPMPELSSLRYAVEEWKSAWKIKTPWQSVTIEGLERALTDLHCNIRLAAIVSCASGAVNRPRVEPTPIDAGLYGRLQDIQPIPQSLQPLLLQALDDPDRRVQLAAAVCQYALGNANAHAQEILRNTIHQGMGADSWVAAQCLAMDREHSRPVIQRLLSQLFQRESHSNKEQAASLLASISSKTTLVRSLLAEELNCANWKTRFLACTTISKLKGPINKDLTNKLIYLMWNDWNGKVRQTAAHALGKLGMGREVHNELRVKLEDGPASWKVEALVLVGTLQIMTVKLLPIFLRCLQDDFVVVRKQACLTAAALMMKDEMVFNQLIQMMENDPAWEVKVVAIKALGMIGCLTPALNKLLLWALHYEEEPRVRIAACEVLKVLKVKSPELQHLLQERLVLEPHPKVHRHIEGLLKQNGYSLEGDKGMFHKIKNQVNKLSSKSIIIDKLLLMEELENMHQQHRGLVGNHSQPDARLMSQLLQEHYRGGNYSSNTSNSQVL encoded by the exons ATGAAGCGCACCAAGACTAAAGGGCGTTGCCTCGAGGAGCTGCAAAGCGAGCGTCTTTACAAACAGCACCTCCACAATGCCACCTGTGGCCTCACCTTCTCCAGGGAGGTCATTAAGGAGCTGGCAGCTGAGACCATTCCCTACAGCCAGACTGACTTCCATTGGCTCTTCAGCCTCTCTGGGCCCCTGGCTCCCGCCACCAGGGTGAAGACCCAAGCGAGAAGGGCTGTTCCCATCTCTCTTGGCATTACAGAGGAAAAGGCTTTCCCTGGTCCTCGCTCTCCACTCCCACTCATACCAATGTCCCAGACCACTCCACTCACAGCCAAGGTGTCCTTTACTCTGCCTACCCATCAGCAGGGAGGGATGTTGGACTCCTTTAAGAGGACAGGGTTGCGAGGAATCTCCAATGTCTACAACTGTCTTAAGGAGGCATCTACAGGAGGCAATGAGGACAG ATCCAAGAGTTGCCACTGGGACGAGTTTGTTCTGAAGAAACTGACCAAGACCACAGCCCAGTGGATTGTTTGCCAGCAGATTCCCAACCAATGTCAGAACAAGACTAAACTGCAGAGCCTGCTGAGGACCCAGTACGGATCGGCCAGTGCCACTGATCTGGTCAAAGATGACCCCATGAGTGAGAAAGACTTCAGCGG GTACCAGGAGCACAGTACACAGGCTGAGAGGCAGCAGTTTCTGCCAATCAGCCGCGCAGAGATCCCTTTACCAGTCTACTACAG GGTCCAGGGCTACTCTGTGTCCCCAGCCTATGCCGATGAGCCTGGTAGTCTGAACCAGACTGCCACTACAGTGGCGGTCAAACACATTGAGACCCCCTTGCCCCCCCGTCTGCAAGACAGCCTTAACCCCCGTGCTGGAAGCCATGTgctacacacagagaacaacTTTGAGCTGGAACTCTTCTCTG GTATAGCTAAGCAAGTCCATCAGCGTGATCCACGAAACCATGACCGCATTATCATGGACAATAACTCGGAGTACCAGAAGAATCTACAGGAGCTGTTCCCCTGCACTCCTGAAAAATGGACCAAGCCctcagcagacacacaaactgattCGAAAG TGATGTATATGGTGGAGAAGGGCATGCGACGCTGGGTGGGCCTTCCTACATCAGCTGACTACACTGCAGAGATGGGCCTTCAGCCTCCAGACTACAGCGGGCAGTACACAGAGGAGTCAAGAGAGCGGCCAATCTACCAACCCATGCCAGAGCTCTCTTCCCTGCGCTATGCTGTGGAGGAGTGGAAGAGTGCCTGGAAAATCA AGACCCCATGGCAGAGTGTGACCATTGAGGGTCTGGAACGGGCGCTGACAGACCTGCACTGCAACATCAGGCTGGCAGCCATCGTCTCTTGTGCCTCTGGAGCTGTCAACAGGCCCAGGGTGGAGCCGACGCCCATAGATGCAG GCCTGTATGGCCGCTTACAGGACATCCAGCCCATTCCCCAGAGTCTCCAGCCTCTGCTACTCCAGGCGCTAGATGACCCGGACAGGAGAGTTCAGCTTGCGGCCGCTGTGTGCCAGTACGCCCTGGGCAATGCCAATGCCCATGCTCAGGAGATCCTCCGCAACACTATCCATCAAG GGATGGGAGCGGACAGCTGGGTAGCGGCCCAGTGTCTGGCTATGGATCGAGAACACAGTAGGCCTGTCATCCAGAGACTCCTGTCTCAGCTCTTCCAGAGAGAGTCCCACTCTAACAAGGAGCAGGCTGCCTCCCTGTTGGCCTCCATCAGCAGCAAGACT acTCTGGTGCGCTCCCTGCTGGCTGAGGAGTTGAACTGTGCCAACTGGAAAACCAGGTTCCTGGCCTGCACCACCATATCCAAGCTAAAAGGCCCAATCAATAAG GATCTGACTAACAAGTTGATCTACCTGATGTGGAATGATTGGAATGGTAAAGTTCGCCAGACTGCTGCCCATGCTCTGGGGAAGCTTGGCATGGGACGAGAGGTTCACAATGAGCTCAG AGTGAAGCTGGAGGACGGTCCAGCCTCTTGGAAGGTGgaggccctggtcctggttggCACACTGCAGATCATGACGGTCAAGCTGCTTCCAATCTTCCTCCGCTGCCTCCAAGACGACTTTGTAGTTGTGCGCAAACAGGCCTGTCTGACCGCAGCTGCCTTAATGATGAAGGATGAGATG GTTTTTAATCAGTTGATTCAAATGATGGAGAACGACCCAGCATGGGAGGTCAAAGTGGTTGCCATTAAAG CTCTAGGGATGATCGGCTGCCTTACCCCAGCACTGAATAAACTGCTGCTGTGGGCCCTACACTACGAAGAGGAGCCCAGAGTACGCATTGCTGCATGTGAGGTCCTGAAGGTCTTGAAGGTGAAGAGCCCTGAGCTGCAGCACCTCCTCCAGGAACGTTTGGTTCTAGAGCCTCATCCAAAGGTCCATAG GCATATTGAGGGACTTCTAAAACAAAATGGCTACAGCCTGGAGGGAGACAAAGGCATGTTCCACAAGATCAAAAACCAG GTCAACAAGCTGTCCAGCAAAAGCATAATCATCGACAAGTTGCTGCTGATGGAGGAACTAGAGAACATGCACCAGCAGCACAGAGGGCTTGTGGGTAACCACAGCCAGCCAGACGCACGCCTGATGTcccagctgctgcaggagcaCTACAGGG GTGGGAATTACTCCTCAAACACCTCAAACTCTCAGGTACTCTAA